The sequence below is a genomic window from Patescibacteria group bacterium.
GCCTTAAAAATTATTTTTTGGATAATTATATTATTAATTTCTTTTTTATTATATATAAAATCCGAAATCTCTATTAGTAGAAAAGAGGATAGTTTTAAGACCCCGTTATTGCGAGGGCCGATATTTGTTAAATATGTGTTAAGGGGAATATTTTTTATTATATTTTATACAACCTTAAAATTAGTATGGGCACAATTAAAAATTAATTATAATAATCATTTTTTAGTATTTTTATGGGTAACTCCAGGCTTTTTATTAATAATTGAGTTTGTAAAATATATTATAAGAGTAATTAAAAAATATATAAAAAAATAAAACCTTATCCAGAATTTTTAAAAACATATGAACCAAGAAGAATTTAGAAAAATTACTCAGGAATATGTAGAATTTGAAAAAAAATATAGTGATTGGGTGAGAAATAATGTACCAACATCATGGAGTAATAGGGGTGTCAAAAAGGTAGTTCCAATAACAAAAGAAGTATTAGATGAATGGACGAAAATGAAAAGCGTGTTAGAAGAAAAAGAAAAAAAGTTCCATGATGCTGCCTCTGAATTTATTTAAACTAGATAAATAGTTTATTATTTATATATAAACATGAATTTTTTTATGAGTTTATTTTTGTATTTATGTGAAAAAATATAACTAATTACTAATTATACTAAATATACTAAACTTATTAAGTACTAATTTTATATGAATATTGATTATAATGCTTTAAACGTGTATACAGATGGATCTTCTAAGGGTTCTCCACGGGTTGGAGGCATAGGCATTAGATTGGTCTTTCCTGAATCGTTAAGTAAATCAGATAATGTAAAAAATATTAATGTCCCCGGATATAAAAATGCAACTAATAATCAAATGGAGCTTCAAGCTTGTATTATTGCCTTAGAAAAAATAATGAAACTTGATGATCTAAAAAAAATTCAAAGAATTGTCATAAATACTGATTCAATGTATGTTGTGGGTAATTATAAAAAAGCTATTTGGAATTGGAGTAGAAATAAATGGAAAAAAAGTTCTGGGGGGCCAGTTCTTAATGCGGAGTTGTGGAAACAATTAATTAGAAACATGAAAAAAATTGGTGTAAGAGTTGATATATATTATGTTAAGGGACACTCAAAAAGTAAACATAATAAAGAAGCAGACAAATTGGCAAAAAAATCAGCTAATAAATGTAGAAACAAACAATTAAGTGTCGTTAATCTTAGAAGAAAATTATCTAATAAAAGTGTATTGTTGGGTAGTGTCAAAATGAGTGGACAGAAAATAAAAATAAGGATTATTAGCAGTTCCTACTTAAAAACTCAAAGAATAAAAAAATATAAATATGAAGTAATATCAAAAAAAAGTAAATTTTATAAATGCGTTGATCAGATATATGGAGATAAAAATATTAAAACTCTTCGAGTTGGTCATAGCTACTTGGTAAGTTTAAATAAAAATAATATGTACCCACAAGTATCAAAAGTATTTTGTGATATTACTGAAAAAAACTAAAAAACTTTCTTTCCTAACTCCCCCATTTGACTAATAAAAAAATATATTATACATTTTATAACCAGCTCTTTTTGATATAGCTTTATTAATCCATCCTTAACCCCACCCTTAACCTTGGAGGTGTTAATTTGGGCAGGCATAAATCAGTTATAGAAAAAGGTAAGCAAACTCCCGGCCAAGCCGCTTCGGCCGCCAGAAAGCGACGCAATCAGGCCAGAAATAAAGCGGCTCTTGAAGAAGAAGCCGAAAGACGTGGGCTGACCGTCAGCGAACTTGTTCAGGAAAAAACCCTGGTCACAAAGAAAATGATTGAGGAAGCAAGGAACAGGGAATTGCAGGAGAGACTAAAAAGGGAAAAGCGCCGAGAATATTATTCTGGCTTGTATTAATTTCATCCAAGAAAATCTATAGCGGTTGTCCATCTGGACAATCGCTTTTTTATTTTTCTAATTTTTTTTAAATTTTATGGTTTATCTTTTACTGGGAAGTGATTACTATTTTTTGAAATGGAATGGCTCGAAAGTTTTAGAATTTCATTAAAATTATCATTTTCGGCCGCTTTGTTTCGTTTCTCAAAGCCGCAGAGACTACAGCGATGGACAATAACGTATTCTCCGCTTTTAACCTTCACCCCGACTGGTTCCATCAATCCCTGACAACTTGCCTGGCGGTCACCAGGATTAATATCTACGTGTTTGCTCCAGAGACATTTTGGACAGTGATTGGTGTAACCGCTTCCCTGCACCAAAAATCCGCACCTTTCACAGGTAAAGTTTTCTTTAGTCCGTTGAAATTTCCGTGTTTTCATAATAGAATTTACCTCTTTTTTTACTTATCAAATATTTACTTCTGTCTTCTCTTTATCATAATCAGAAAATAAGAGCAAGGGGAAGGTAAAATAAATAATTAATTTATAAATTTTAAACCAATTTTAACTATTGTGATTTTTTTTTAATAAAAAAAGCCTGACTGAGGTGGTTGGGCTGGAAGTGAGGGAAGAAAAATACTTCGACTGATTAATTTTTTTATTTTCCCTTCAAGTCTCCTGATTAGAAGTTTTCCATAGTATTTGCTTGCATTTTTTATTAAAATATGATAAAATTAGACTGGAATAAGCTTTAAAGGTATAATACAGTACAAAAATGACCAAAAAACCAAGAAAAGGGGAATATTTAGAGATTTTATTAAGGTCTCCTAAAACAGTTTTTTCTGTAAAAGAGGCCGCTTTATTATGGCAAGAAGAATGTGAACAAAGAGTTTCGTTGAGATTGAATAAATACACTAAAGCTGACAAATTAATCAGATTACGTCGTGGTTTCTATGCTAAAGACGAAAACTATGATCGTTTTGAATTAGCCACAAAAATATACACTCCTTCTTATATCAGCTTTGAGACTGTATTAACCCGAACAGGTATAAATTTTCAGAAATATGAAAGTATTTTTGTGGCCTCGTATGTTACTAGAAATATTGAAGTTGACGGGCAAAAAATATCTTATATCCGCATAAAGGATTATGTTTTATCGAATATAAAAGGCATAAAAAACCAAAATGGTGTATCTATAGCCACAAAAGAAAGAGCTTTTTTGGACCGAATTTATATCAGCCAGGAATATCATTTTGATAATTTAAATGTTTTGAACTGGGATAAAGTTTTTCATATTTTGCCAATTTACGGTAACAAAAAAATGGAAGAAAGGGTGAATAAATATTTCAAAAATTATACAAAATCAAACATATGAGCGTTGATTATGCTAAACATAAAAATATCTTATTGCAGATTCTAAAAGATATCTATACTGATGTTACTATTGCTTCACACCTGGGATTTAAAGGCGGAACTGCTGCTTACTTGTTTTATGGACTTGACCGGGATTCCTTTGATTTAGATTTTGATTTACTGGATGAAAATAAAATAGAAATAATTTTTGAAAAAATTCATAAGATTATAAAAAACTACGGTAAAATCACTTATTCAAAAATAAAAAGATTTAATTTATTAAAAGTTATTTCATACGATGAAAAATTACAAAACATTAAAATTGAAATCAACCGCAGAAATTTTGGCTCCAGGTATGAATTAAAAACTCTATTGGGAATTTCCATGCTGGTTATGAAGAAGGAGGATATGTTTGCTCATAAATTAATGGCTATGCAAGAGCGAGTACATAAAACCAGTCGTGATATTTATGATGTCTGGTTTTTTCTAAAGAATAACTGGCCAATCAACCAAAAAATTGTGGAAAAGAGAGCAGAAACCTCCTATAAAGAGAGTTTGCAGAATTGTGTTAAACAAATAGAAAAAATAAAAAGCCGCGATTTATTGGTTGGCCTGGGCGAATCATTGTCTAAGTCTCAAAAAGACTGGGCTCGTGCTAAATTAAAATCAGAAATTATTTTTTTACTAAAAGCCCGACTAAAAAGTGAAAAATAAATTAGGATGAGTACAAAATTAATAAACCCTTGAAAAGAGTATTATTTTAAGAAATAATATTTTTGTTCCCAAGCCGGTATATTTTAAGAAACAAATGTTGAGCCAGCTAGAAAATAAACAATAAAAAAGGAACTAATAACAAATTTTAAAATATTGTGATTAATAAGCCCTGACCTTATCCCTGGGTTTTTTATTTTTACCAAAATAAAAAAGCCCTTTGATATTATCGCCGGGCTCGGGTTTTTAAATCAAGAGCTATTAGGGGAGGAGAAGCCGGTACCATTCATCGCGAATGTTAGCTTCGATTTCTCCTTTCATTAGCTTGAAAAGAAAGGGAAGATCAGCTTTGAAAAAAACCTCACTCTCCCTGACTTCTATCCAGCCGCTGATATTTTTGCCTTTGGCCTGAAAGCTAAAAGAACAGGTATAGCCTTGCCAGTTTTCTGAAAGGTTTTTGATCAGATCCTGGTGTGCTTTGGCCATGGCAGAGAGCAGCAGCTTGGCTTTAGCCAAGACCTCGTCTTTAGTCAGAGAATATGGTAGATGAACTTCCATCATTACCTCCTTTTTCTGATTCTGTAGGCGTCCAAAACAAAGAAAATTGAAGCTAATTGTTGAGCAAAAAGAATCGGATTCGTGCGGGCTAACATCAGTGCGGCACAGCAGCCGTTCATTAAGATAAACCAAAGGTAACCCTTGAAATTATCCTTAACTCCGAGCAGAAAAGTGCCGATGAGAAATCCCAAAGCCAGTCCGAGCTCCAAAATTTGCGTGTAGGAGCTTAAGCCTCTGAGTTTGTAGAAACTTAAGCCGATACCGATACTGGTAATAACTAGAGCGATCCAGTAGAACCATTTGGGCGGTCTGCCTTTTCTTTTTATAGCTAGGATGAGACCGGTAGCCATAGAAAAAGCGCCAGCCATTTCAACAAAGGCAGCAATAATATCATTGCCCGTGTAGAGAATATAAACCCAAGCTGGCAGGCCAATTAGGTAAACCGTCCAGGAAAGGATTTTATTAATCCTTTTTTTCTCTTGGTTTTGGCTTCTTTCGGCTCGTGAAAAAAAGATCTTGTTAGCTAGATAAAAAGCTCCAGCCCAAAGTTTAATCGGAGAAGCAATCATTATCTATCCTACTTTCGTTTTAAAAAAAGAGCTAACCAATTTTTAACTGAATAGCTTAACATGTTATTTTGGGTTTGTCAACTCCGCCTTTCGCGAAAGGCGGATAAAGCCTTTATTAAACTAATTGTCAGGTTGATGAGTCATGAGGCTTGCTAAGTGGCGTCTATAAATTCTATGATATTCTATCACTCTTCAAAGCTCAGGCTTAAGCCTTTGCCCCTCAGGGTGACAAGGCTTTGAAATTTGAAAATATATAAAAAACACCTCATTAAAAAAACGGAGTGTTTTTGTTTACAGGCCGTAATTTTGATGAAGGTGTGGTGAGCGCAGAAGAACTTGTCACCCTACGGGTGATCCGCCTCTGGCGGAAACCCCACTTACTTATTCTTTTTCTATAATCAAATAAATTATTGGTGGGCCGTGAGGGATTCGAACCCCCGACACCCTGCTTAAGAGGCAGGTGCTCTAACCAGCTGAGCTAACGGCCCATACAGATAATTAAGTCAATATATCGTTTAAAGTAAAAGGAGGAAAGGCGAAGCGGGCCGGTCTACCATTGTCCCTCTTCGGGGGGATCCGCCCTGTCTGCCACAGGCAGGCTCTGGCGGAAGCTATGTGCCCGCGTTTAAATTTATATTGAATTCCGGCTTTAGACCGAGATCTTCGATCCGTAGGATCGAGACTAACGGTCTATATTTTATTAATAGCCTTTACACGCCGGAACCCTGAGCAGCGTCGAAGGGTGGAGGCGTGGTGCCCTCGCTAGGATTCGAACCTAGAATTCCAGTTCCGAAGACTGGCGTGTTATCCATTACACTACAAGGGCTATTAGTATTTTTTAAAAAACACGTGATAAAATTTTATCACGGCTTTTTATAAAAATCAAGTTTAAGCCTTTTAAAACGGCTTAATATATTCTCGTTTGTGTTGGCCGTTTTCCAGTCGTTCGGCTGTGCTGATGGCTGACGCAATTTGGCGAGAGATAATATTAAGCAGGATCTGATTATTGTAGCTGAAATTTTCCTCTTTTTTATCCACTATAACAATAGCGCCGAGAATATCTTTACCGGCTTTAACTTTAACTCCTAAAGCAGAATTTTTTAAATAAGGTAGATGCCATTTTTTATCTTTTTTAAAATCTTCCCGGTCAATAAAAATATCTTCGCCGGATTTAAATATTTCATAGAGAAAAGGATCTTTGTCCAGACTAATATTAAGATTCTTAATTTCCTGATTTTTTTTATAGCCAGTAGCTTCCTGGATAACCGCTTTATTTTGCAATGGTTTAAAAAGAACGAAAAAGGCCTGATTAGCTTTGATTATTGTTAGAATAGATTCCAGGATTAAACTAAGAATATTATAAATATTAGCATAAGTTGAAGCAATACGCCCGGTTGAATAAACAGTTAATAAT
It includes:
- a CDS encoding ribonuclease H, whose translation is MNIDYNALNVYTDGSSKGSPRVGGIGIRLVFPESLSKSDNVKNINVPGYKNATNNQMELQACIIALEKIMKLDDLKKIQRIVINTDSMYVVGNYKKAIWNWSRNKWKKSSGGPVLNAELWKQLIRNMKKIGVRVDIYYVKGHSKSKHNKEADKLAKKSANKCRNKQLSVVNLRRKLSNKSVLLGSVKMSGQKIKIRIISSSYLKTQRIKKYKYEVISKKSKFYKCVDQIYGDKNIKTLRVGHSYLVSLNKNNMYPQVSKVFCDITEKN
- a CDS encoding RNHCP domain-containing protein; this encodes MKTRKFQRTKENFTCERCGFLVQGSGYTNHCPKCLWSKHVDINPGDRQASCQGLMEPVGVKVKSGEYVIVHRCSLCGFEKRNKAAENDNFNEILKLSSHSISKNSNHFPVKDKP
- a CDS encoding nucleotidyl transferase AbiEii/AbiGii toxin family protein; this translates as MSVDYAKHKNILLQILKDIYTDVTIASHLGFKGGTAAYLFYGLDRDSFDLDFDLLDENKIEIIFEKIHKIIKNYGKITYSKIKRFNLLKVISYDEKLQNIKIEINRRNFGSRYELKTLLGISMLVMKKEDMFAHKLMAMQERVHKTSRDIYDVWFFLKNNWPINQKIVEKRAETSYKESLQNCVKQIEKIKSRDLLVGLGESLSKSQKDWARAKLKSEIIFLLKARLKSEK
- a CDS encoding polyhydroxyalkanoic acid system family protein, which translates into the protein MMEVHLPYSLTKDEVLAKAKLLLSAMAKAHQDLIKNLSENWQGYTCSFSFQAKGKNISGWIEVRESEVFFKADLPFLFKLMKGEIEANIRDEWYRLLLP
- a CDS encoding 7TM diverse intracellular signaling domain-containing protein, with the protein product MIASPIKLWAGAFYLANKIFFSRAERSQNQEKKRINKILSWTVYLIGLPAWVYILYTGNDIIAAFVEMAGAFSMATGLILAIKRKGRPPKWFYWIALVITSIGIGLSFYKLRGLSSYTQILELGLALGFLIGTFLLGVKDNFKGYLWFILMNGCCAALMLARTNPILFAQQLASIFFVLDAYRIRKRR
- a CDS encoding cyclic nucleotide-binding domain-containing protein yields the protein MINIKELKKITLFKNLKPDELAEIAKISKIKETKKDQELFKAGDKRQEFFIVLSGFLRISREIRDEKQTLAFMSTNNFAVESSLVDPKLKHSHFGEIIEAGKILIIKGKDFIKLRNTNPDLTNKIYGNILKNLTERLHHANNKLLTVYSTGRIASTYANIYNILSLILESILTIIKANQAFFVLFKPLQNKAVIQEATGYKKNQEIKNLNISLDKDPFLYEIFKSGEDIFIDREDFKKDKKWHLPYLKNSALGVKVKAGKDILGAIVIVDKKEENFSYNNQILLNIISRQIASAISTAERLENGQHKREYIKPF